ACGTCGATCCCTGGCTGGGCAGCAGGGCCGGTTTCGCGGCCGTGCCCTCGGGCAAGGAGCAGCCCGACTACGCGGTGGCCATCCAGGTCAAGGACGAGGCGCAGGCCAAGGCCGGCATCGCCAAGGTCATGAAGGGCGAGAAGTACGGCATCGCCTTCCGCGAGGACTACGCGCTGCTCAGCTCGACCCAGCAGCTGGCCGACAAGTTCGCGCAGTCCGACACCAGCCTGGCCGACAACAGCGAGTTCAACGACGACATGGGCGCGGTCGGCGAGCAGGGCGTGCTGTCGTTCTGGGCCAACATGGGCGGGCTCATGCAGCTGGCCAAGGAGGAGATCCCGGCCGAGCAGGCCGCCGCCGTCGAGCAGTTCAAGGAGGCCAGGTTCGCCGGCGCGCTCCGCTTCGACAGCGCGTACGTCGAGCTCGCCGGTGTCATGCGCGGCGCCAAGGGCCTGAACGCCGAGGGTGACCTGCCCAAGGCCGAGCTGGGCACCCTGCCCGCCACCACGGCGGGCGCCGTGTCGGTCTCCGGCCTCGACCAGATCATCACCAAGCAGTGGGCCGACATCCAGAAGCAGGCCGCGGCGGCCGGCGGCGCGGAGGTCAAGCAGTTCATCGAGCAGGCGCAGAGCCAGCTCGGCCTGCAGCTGCCCGGCGACCTCGCCACGGTCGTCGGCCAGAACTTCACGCTCGCGGTGGACAGCCAGGGCCTGGGCGGCGAGCAGATCAAGGGCGGCGTGCGCGTCGTCACCGACCCCGCCAAGGCGCAGGCCGTCCTGGACAAGGTCCAGAAGGCGCTGGGCTCCCAGGGCCAGGGTGCGCCGCAGATCGCCAAGGTCGCCGGCGACGGCGTCCTCGCGGTGGCGACGTCGGACGAGTACGCCAAGCAGCTGGCCGGGGAGGGCTCACTCGGCGACTCGGAGACGTTCCAGACGGCCGTCGCCAACGCCGATGACGCCAACTTCGCGGTCTTCGTGGACCTGGACAAGGTCGAGAACCTCTACCTCAAGTCCATGGACGGCGACGACAAGGCCAACGCGCAGGCGCTGCGGGCCATCGGCATCAGCGGCACCCGGACCGACACCGAGGCGACGTTCTCGGCGCGGGTCCTGTTCAACTGACGCAAAAGAGAAGGCCGCCGGTCATGGGACCGGCGGCCTTCTCTCTGTCGTCTCACGCCCAGAGCTGGCCTTCGAGGCGCTCTTCGGCCTCGTCCAAGGTGCCCTCGTAGGCACCCGTGGACAGGTATTTCCAGCCGCCGTCGGCCACCACGAACACGATGTCCGCGCGTTCGCCCGCCTTGACCGCCTTGTTGGCCACCCCCAGCGCCGCGTGCAGCGCCGCGCCGGTCGAGACCCCGGCGAAGATGCCCTCGGAGGCGAGCAGCTCACGCGTGCGCCGCAGCGCGTCGGCCGAGCCCACGGAGAAGCGGGTGGTCAGCACGGACTCGTCGTAGAGCTCGGGGATGAAGCCCTCGTCCACGTTGCGCAGCCCGTACACCAGCTCGCCGTAGCGCGGCTCGGCCGCGACGATCTGCACGCCCGGCACCCGCTCGCGCAGGAACCGGCCGACCCCCATCAGCGTCCCCGTCGTGCCGAGCCCGGCCACGAAGTGGGTGAGGGTGGGCAGGTCCTCGAGGATCTCGGGGCCGGTGCTCTCGTAGTGGGAGCGCCAGTTGGCCGGGTTGCCGTACTGGTAGAGCATCACCCAGGAGGGATTCTGGGCCGACAGCTCCTTGGCCACGCGTACGGCCTCGTTGGAGCCGCCCGCGGCCGGCGAGGAGATGATCTCCGCACCCCACATGCGCAGCAGCTGGCGGCGCTCCTCCGAGGTGTTCTCCGGCATCACGCAGATCAGCCTGTAGCCCTTGAGCCTGGCCGACATCGCGAGCGAGATGCCGGTGTTGCCGCTGGTGGGCTCGAGGATCGTGCAGCCCGGGGTGAGCCTGCCGTCCTTCTCGGCCTCCTCGATCATCCAGAGGGCCGGCCTGTCCTTGATCGACCCGGTCGGGTTGCGGTCCTCCAGCTTGGCCCAGATCCGCACCTCCGCGGAGGGCGACAGCCGCGGCAGGCCGACGAGCGGCGTGTGGCCGACCGAGTCGATCAGCGATTCGAACCGCATGTCACCCGCCTGCGACGGCAGGCAGCACGGTGACCGTGTCGCCGTCGGACAGCGGCGTGCCCAGGCCGCCCAGGAAGCGCACGTCCTCGTCGTTCAGGTAGACGTTGACGAAGCGGCGCAGGCTGCCCGCGTCGACCAGGCGCTCCTTGATGCCGGGGTGACGCGACTCAAGATTGCTGATCAGCTCTTCGAGGGTGGCGCCCTCGGCGTCGACGGCCTTGGCGCCGCCGGTGTAATTACGCAGGATGGTCGGAATGCGAACTTCGATGGCCATCGCGCTCAGTCTCCTCAGGTCAGGTCGTCCCATCGGCAGCAACGCCGACGGCTGAAGGGGGATTCCGGGCAGGGGGCTTCCAGGAAGAAACCTGCTCAGACTGCTGCTGCCGCCGCCCTACTCTCCTGCCCGGCCAGGACCGTAGCGGCAGTGAGACGGCAGATTTCTCAGCGACAGTCGTAAACGACGACAGCCGGAGTGTGCGCGAAGAGGAAGCTCTGCACCGGCCTGGCCATCATGGGAGAAACCTTACCTCTTCCTCCGTAATCACTCCGTCGAGGATCCGGTACGAGCGGAACTCGGCCTTGTCCTCGTCCCGCGTGGAGACCAGCACGTAGTGGGCGTCCGGCTCGGAGGCGTAGGACACGTCGGTGCGCGACGGGTACGCCTCGGTGGCGGTGTGGGAGTGGTAGATCACGACGGGCTCCTCGTCGCGGTCGTCCATCTCCCGCCAGACGCGCAGCTGCTCCATGGAGTCGAAGCGGTAGAAGGTGGGCGAGCGTTCGGCGTTCTCCATCGGGATGAACCGCTCGGGAACGCCGTTCTTGCCCGCGATGACGCCACACGCCTCATCGGGGTGGTCGGCACGGGCGTGGGCGACGATCTTGTCTGCCAGTTCCTGCGCGATCGACAGCATGCCCGGAAATTACCAGAGCGCCCGTACCAGGCTGTCCTGGAGGTAGGTCAGCCAGTCGTAGGTGACGTAGGCCGGGTAACGCGGATCGTCCTCGGACATCATGGCGATCTCGTCGTGGACCTCCTCGGTCACGTCGAGCTTGGTGCCGAGCGTGAGGCGTACGTCGTTGAGCGAGCGCAGCCACGCCTGGGCCTGCTCGGGTGTGAGCTCGGCCCGGCCCGACTTGGCGGTGTCGAAGACGGTCTGGGCGTCGGCCCGCTTGCCGTCGCGCAGCGTGGCCTCGGTGTAGCGGCGGAACTCCGCCGACTCCTGCTCGTCCTCGTACGCCGACGGGAACAGCCTGGCCAGCACCGGGTCGGACGGCGCCTCGCCCCCGCCGATGCCCAGCGCGCGCTCCAGCGGGTCGTCGCTGGTCTGCCCCGGCTCCACGATGCCCAGCATCATCGAGACGAGCGAGCGCAGGAGCGAGACCTCGGCGGCCTCGAACTCCGCGATGACGCCGCCGCCCTTGCCCGGTGAGAATCCCGATGTCACCCGTGCCGCCGCCTCACTTGACCGAGTCCGGCTGGAGCGTCGCCCACAGGCCGTAGGAGTGGAGAATCTGCACATCGCGTTCCATCTCTTCCCGCGTGCCGCTGGACACGACGGCCTTGCCCTTGTGATGAACGTCCAGCATGAGTTTCTCGGCCTTCTCCTTCGTGTAGCCGAAGACCGTTTGGAAGACATAGGTCACGTAGGACATGAGGTTGACGGGGTCGTTCCAGACGATGGTCACCCATGGCAGATCGGGTCGGACGTCCGATGACGGACGCTCAACGGCGATTGGAGCGGTGCTACCCACATCCCCGAGTCTGCCCTATCTGGGCCGTAGTCTTCGAGTCGTGAGGATGGCCATGAGCACTGCGTTGCTGACAGATCACTATGAGCTGACGATGCTACAGGCGGCCCTGCAGAGTGGGGCCGCACACAGACGCGCCGTTTTCGAGGTTTTCGCCAGACATCTACCAGGCGGCAGGCGCTACGGGGTTGTCGCCGGGACGGGACGTGTCCTGGACGAACTGGAACGCTTCCGTTTCGGTGAGGAAGAACTCACCTATCTGCGGGAGAACCACGTCGTCGACGGCTCCACTCTGGCGTTTCTCGCCGATTACCGGTTTTCCGGGAACATCTACGGCTACCGCGAGGGCGACCTCTACTTCCCCGCCTCTCCCATCATGATCGTGGAGGGCACGTTCGCGGAGGCCGTGCTGCTGGAGACGCTCGCCCTTTCGATACTCAACCATGACTGCGCCATCGCCTCCGCCGCCTCGCGCATGACCAACGCGGCGGGCAAGCGGCCGATCATCGAGATGGGCTCGCGCCGTACGCACGAGGGCGCCGCCGTGGCGGCCGCACGGGCCGCGTACATCGCCGGGTTCGCCTCCACCTCCAACCTGATGGCCGGGCACGTGTACGGCGTCCCCACGGCCGGCACGGCGGCGCACGCGTTCACGTTGCTGCACGACACGGAGAAGGACGCGTTCAAGGCCCAGATCGCCTCGCTCGGCCGCTCGACGACGCTGCTGGTGGACACGTACGACGTGGCCGAGGCGGTACGCACGGCCGTCGAGCTGGCCGGGCCGGAGCTGGGCGCGGTCCGCATCGATTCGGGCGACCTGGCCGCCGCCGCGCAGGAGGTCCGCGAGCAGCTCGACGCGCTCGGGGCCTTCAACACCCGCATCCTGGTCACCTCCGACCTGGACGAGTACGCCATCGCCGCGCTCGCCGCAGCCCCCGTGGACGGCTACGGCGTCGGCACCTCCCTCGTGACGGGCTCCGGCGTCCCCACGGCGGCCCTGGTGTACAAGCTGGTGGCGCGTGAGACGGCCACGGGCAAGCTGGAGGCCGTGGCCAAGCGCTCGGTGGGCAAGCCGTCGCGCGGGGGCCGCAAGCAGGCGTACCGGCTGCTGGACGAGTCGGGCAACGTGGAGACCGAGCTGGTCACCACCGGTGGCCTGGCCCCCGAGGGCGGCATCCCGCTGCTGCACGAGCTGGTGCGCGACGGCGAGGTCGTGGGCAGGGAGCCCCTGTCGGCCGCCCGCGAGCGCCACGCGCAGGCCGTCGCCAGCCTCCCCCAGGAGGCCCTCCACCTCGGCCGGGGATATGCGGCGGTCCCCACGGAATTCGCCTGACATATGGTGCTACGTATGGGTACCGCGTTGATCATCGTGGATGTGCAGAACGACTTCTGCGAGGGCGGCAGTCTGCCCGTGGCCGGAGGCGCCGAGGTGGCGGCGGCCATCACCCGTCACGTGGCCGAACACGGCTACGACCACGTGGTGGCGACCCGCGACTACCACGTCTCCCCCGGCGCCCACTTCTCCGGCACGCCCGACTACGTCGCGACGTGGCCCGCGCACTGCGTGGCCGGCTCCCCGGGAGCGGACTTCCACCCGGCGTTCGACGTGTCGGGCGTGGAGGAGGTGTTCAGCAAGGGCGCGTACGCGGCCGCGTACAGCGGTTTCGAGGGCGCCTCCGGCGACGGCGTGCCGCTGGCCGAATGGCTGAGGCAGCGCGGGGTGCACGAGGTCGACGTGGTGGGGATCGCCACGGACCACTGCGTGCGCGCCACGGCGCTCGACGCGGTGAAGACCGGGCTGGCGGTGCGGGTGCTGCTGGACCTGACGGCGGGCGTGGCCCCCGCGACCACGGAGGCGGCGGTGGCGGAGATGAAGAAGGCGGGCGCCACTCTCCGGGGAGCGCCTGTCGTGGAGTGAATTCGCCACTGATCACGATGCGTACATGATGGGCAACGCAGAGGTCATGTGATATTCATGAGGGCGAACCCTCTCCGGAGCCGTAGTAATACGGAGAGTCACATACTTCTTTTCGTGTGAGGTCCTTTCATGTTGGCCGTCTCCCTGGGTGTGGCCTGGCTCCTGCTCGGCCCCCTGTGCCTGTGGCTGCTCGTGAGGGGCCGCGCCGGCGAGCGGGTGGGCGCCGTCGTGGCGCTGGCGCTGCTGGAGGGGGGCACGATCGCGATGAGCGACATCCATCCGGCCATGCCGCCCGCCCACGCCGTCGCGGCGCACGTCGAGCCGTCCTGCGACGGACGTGTGCCGGTGCCCCGGTCCGCGAAGGTGGGGCGCGAGATCGTGCTCACCTGGCCGGCGGCCCCGCACGAGTGCCAGGCGGCCGAGGCCGTCGTACGCACTCAGGGGCGGAAGATGCTGGTCTGGCTGTACGAGGGGCCGAGCATCGGCCGGCGCGTCTCCGTGCTCACGGTTCGTCACCAGCGCGTTTTCACGCTGCCCGTCCGCGTGGACGGCGGTAGAGCGGTGCTCAGCGTTCCGATGCGCGGAAAACCGCATGATGTTCTGACCGATGGGCGCACAGGGCGGCGCATCCCGGAGCACTCCCCGCAGGCGGCCTGAGCTCAGGTCTTGGCCACCGCCAGCCGCAGCGCGTCGTCGAGCCGGGCGAAGACCTCGAACGCGTGCCGCAGCCCGGTGATCGACAGCACTCTGGCCATGACTCCCTGGACCCCTCCGAGCAGGAGCCTGGTCCCCCTGGCCTCGCACCGCTGCAGGACCCCGAGGAGCTCGTTCACCCCCATCGAGTCGCAGAACCGCAGCTCGCCCAGGTCCAGGATCAGGAAGGGTCTCGGGGGCAGGTCCCAGATGGGCTCCATGTGCTCGCGCAGCACCGGCAGCGCATAGACGTCGAGCTCACCCTCGAGCCTGACGAGAACCGCAGTTCGGGTGAGGCCGGAAGTGACGCTCAACGTCGGCTTTCTGGTGGCCTCAGACGACATGGGCAAAGTCCTTCTGCGTATCCCGAGACAAGCCAAAAGTGGTTGTTGCCGTATCGGTCGAGTTTCTAACAAGAGGGCATGGTTCTGTGGCGAAATGCACAGAGTTACGGAGCGTAACAGGGGCCGATCGGCAGAGCTGAGGCGGTCCCCACCCCCCGCCGTACTTCGGCCGGGGAGCGGGGACGGCGATCGCTCGGGACGTCGATGAAGAGCGGGGTCAGCGGCGTTGGGTGGCCCAGCGGCGGATCGTGTCGATCCGCTCCTGGATCTGCTCCGCCGTCGCCTGCGCGATCGGCGGGCCGCCACAGGAACGCCGCAGCTCCGAGTGGATGACGCCGTGCGGCTGCCCCGTGCGGTGGTTCCACGCGCCCACCAGGCCGTTGAGCTCGCGCCTCAGCTCCGCGATCTGCTCGTGCGGCGCCAGGGTCTCGCTCGGCTGCTCCACCGCCTGCTTGCGCTTGGCC
This genomic interval from Nonomuraea helvata contains the following:
- a CDS encoding cysteine synthase, producing the protein MRFESLIDSVGHTPLVGLPRLSPSAEVRIWAKLEDRNPTGSIKDRPALWMIEEAEKDGRLTPGCTILEPTSGNTGISLAMSARLKGYRLICVMPENTSEERRQLLRMWGAEIISSPAAGGSNEAVRVAKELSAQNPSWVMLYQYGNPANWRSHYESTGPEILEDLPTLTHFVAGLGTTGTLMGVGRFLRERVPGVQIVAAEPRYGELVYGLRNVDEGFIPELYDESVLTTRFSVGSADALRRTRELLASEGIFAGVSTGAALHAALGVANKAVKAGERADIVFVVADGGWKYLSTGAYEGTLDEAEERLEGQLWA
- a CDS encoding MoaD/ThiS family protein; this encodes MAIEVRIPTILRNYTGGAKAVDAEGATLEELISNLESRHPGIKERLVDAGSLRRFVNVYLNDEDVRFLGGLGTPLSDGDTVTVLPAVAGG
- a CDS encoding M67 family metallopeptidase, which gives rise to MLSIAQELADKIVAHARADHPDEACGVIAGKNGVPERFIPMENAERSPTFYRFDSMEQLRVWREMDDRDEEPVVIYHSHTATEAYPSRTDVSYASEPDAHYVLVSTRDEDKAEFRSYRILDGVITEEEVRFLP
- a CDS encoding DUF2017 domain-containing protein, which gives rise to MTSGFSPGKGGGVIAEFEAAEVSLLRSLVSMMLGIVEPGQTSDDPLERALGIGGGEAPSDPVLARLFPSAYEDEQESAEFRRYTEATLRDGKRADAQTVFDTAKSGRAELTPEQAQAWLRSLNDVRLTLGTKLDVTEEVHDEIAMMSEDDPRYPAYVTYDWLTYLQDSLVRALW
- the clpS gene encoding ATP-dependent Clp protease adapter ClpS; the encoded protein is MGSTAPIAVERPSSDVRPDLPWVTIVWNDPVNLMSYVTYVFQTVFGYTKEKAEKLMLDVHHKGKAVVSSGTREEMERDVQILHSYGLWATLQPDSVK
- a CDS encoding nicotinate phosphoribosyltransferase, which codes for MAMSTALLTDHYELTMLQAALQSGAAHRRAVFEVFARHLPGGRRYGVVAGTGRVLDELERFRFGEEELTYLRENHVVDGSTLAFLADYRFSGNIYGYREGDLYFPASPIMIVEGTFAEAVLLETLALSILNHDCAIASAASRMTNAAGKRPIIEMGSRRTHEGAAVAAARAAYIAGFASTSNLMAGHVYGVPTAGTAAHAFTLLHDTEKDAFKAQIASLGRSTTLLVDTYDVAEAVRTAVELAGPELGAVRIDSGDLAAAAQEVREQLDALGAFNTRILVTSDLDEYAIAALAAAPVDGYGVGTSLVTGSGVPTAALVYKLVARETATGKLEAVAKRSVGKPSRGGRKQAYRLLDESGNVETELVTTGGLAPEGGIPLLHELVRDGEVVGREPLSAARERHAQAVASLPQEALHLGRGYAAVPTEFA
- a CDS encoding isochorismatase family protein translates to MGTALIIVDVQNDFCEGGSLPVAGGAEVAAAITRHVAEHGYDHVVATRDYHVSPGAHFSGTPDYVATWPAHCVAGSPGADFHPAFDVSGVEEVFSKGAYAAAYSGFEGASGDGVPLAEWLRQRGVHEVDVVGIATDHCVRATALDAVKTGLAVRVLLDLTAGVAPATTEAAVAEMKKAGATLRGAPVVE
- a CDS encoding STAS domain-containing protein, whose product is MSSEATRKPTLSVTSGLTRTAVLVRLEGELDVYALPVLREHMEPIWDLPPRPFLILDLGELRFCDSMGVNELLGVLQRCEARGTRLLLGGVQGVMARVLSITGLRHAFEVFARLDDALRLAVAKT